In Aristaeella hokkaidonensis, the following are encoded in one genomic region:
- a CDS encoding ribonuclease domain-containing protein gives MIKRNKVVRLIVLLLTVALLLSSCTANALETAKKKKNTAAPQATAVVETPTAVPGPTATPGPLDEAQRIADYIFEHGELPDNFITKKEAQALGWDPEYKHNKVSDVAPGKSIGGDYFGNYEQKLPVVKGRKYYEADCFYKGGSRNAYRIIYSTDGHVWYTEDHYNTFIELFPTKD, from the coding sequence ATGATTAAACGAAATAAAGTTGTTCGGCTGATCGTTCTTTTATTGACGGTTGCTCTGCTGCTGAGCAGCTGCACGGCGAATGCGCTGGAAACGGCGAAAAAGAAAAAGAATACCGCGGCACCGCAAGCGACGGCTGTGGTGGAAACGCCCACGGCCGTGCCGGGACCGACCGCGACTCCCGGGCCGTTGGATGAAGCACAGCGGATCGCAGACTACATTTTTGAGCACGGAGAACTGCCGGACAACTTTATCACGAAGAAAGAAGCTCAGGCTCTTGGCTGGGATCCTGAATATAAGCACAACAAAGTAAGTGATGTTGCACCGGGCAAGAGCATTGGCGGAGACTATTTCGGAAACTATGAGCAGAAGCTGCCGGTTGTGAAAGGCCGGAAGTATTATGAAGCGGATTGCTTTTACAAGGGCGGGAGTCGAAACGCGTACCGGATCATCTATTCGACAGACGGACATGTATGGTACACGGAAGACCACTATAACACGTTTATTGAATTATTTCCCACAAAGGATTGA
- a CDS encoding peptidoglycan-binding domain-containing protein: protein MKRNLKIIGLAAVLALCLLLTGCYQPPDEVNNGGQSGTTSTPFFKTIEPSPTIQVTPDTIPVDVQNTIGINNGQGTAQPTQTPGTDNGWGNWGSEPTASVTPIPDVVVLNPSTTQGNILTTDGTFTAIPVTPTPTPAPVTPTPTPKSLQRGFTGSDAVRAVQKRLKELGYYKGSADGDFGPATEEAVKAFQKANGLTADGKVGEKTLAKMNGTSAVSAKEASSGTGTGKTTAKPTSKVTNTPRPTATPDLTKDIYLERGSKGKKVETLQRRLIELGWLSGSVTGNYDETTEAAVSAFQKKAKLWVDGKAGPDTLKKLYSSDAPRTSTPISSKRETLEMGSEGSEVKQLQQKLKELNYLSGSADGKFGVATEAAVKAFQKNNNLTADGKAGTATLNKLYSGTAKASSGSQINLDNVGGNSSGRDTSGISSTGYITLEDGSSGEQVKTLQKRLKDLGYYDGSVDGNYGDGTKSAVIAFQQRNNLKADGKAGPATQRVLYQSKSNITYGSMRQGEESSAVKNLQYTLYELDYYDGAIDGKYGQTTADAVRAFQIQNNITPVDGVAGSKTLSVLYSSDALPATAANPNYGTVQYGDTGLLVQEVQGCLIDLGYLNEMTGVYDDATVAAVKAFQGANGLTQDGKCGKNTLQVLFGY, encoded by the coding sequence ATGAAAAGAAATCTGAAGATTATCGGACTGGCGGCTGTGCTGGCATTATGCCTGCTGCTGACGGGCTGCTATCAGCCGCCGGACGAAGTAAATAACGGCGGACAGTCGGGGACGACTTCCACACCTTTTTTCAAGACAATCGAGCCGTCACCAACGATCCAGGTGACGCCGGACACGATCCCCGTGGACGTGCAGAATACCATTGGAATCAATAACGGGCAGGGAACTGCCCAGCCGACGCAGACACCCGGCACGGACAACGGATGGGGCAACTGGGGATCAGAACCGACAGCAAGCGTAACACCGATTCCTGATGTGGTAGTGCTGAATCCTTCCACAACGCAGGGGAACATCCTCACGACTGACGGAACATTCACCGCTATCCCGGTTACGCCGACGCCTACACCGGCACCGGTGACCCCAACGCCGACACCGAAGAGCCTGCAGCGCGGCTTTACCGGCAGCGACGCGGTGCGCGCAGTGCAAAAACGGCTGAAGGAACTGGGCTATTATAAGGGATCAGCGGACGGCGATTTCGGTCCGGCAACGGAAGAGGCCGTAAAGGCCTTCCAGAAGGCAAACGGCCTGACCGCAGACGGCAAGGTCGGCGAAAAAACCCTGGCCAAGATGAACGGAACAAGCGCAGTGAGCGCGAAGGAGGCCAGTTCCGGCACCGGTACCGGGAAAACAACGGCCAAGCCCACAAGCAAAGTGACCAACACGCCCAGACCTACGGCGACCCCGGACCTGACGAAGGATATATACCTGGAACGGGGATCCAAGGGCAAGAAGGTAGAAACGCTGCAGCGCCGGCTGATTGAGCTGGGCTGGCTGAGCGGATCCGTGACGGGCAACTATGACGAAACGACAGAAGCAGCGGTAAGCGCGTTCCAGAAGAAGGCCAAGCTGTGGGTGGATGGCAAAGCCGGCCCGGATACGCTGAAAAAACTGTATTCTTCTGACGCTCCCCGGACTTCCACGCCGATTTCCAGCAAACGGGAAACGCTGGAGATGGGCAGCGAGGGCAGCGAAGTGAAACAACTGCAGCAGAAACTGAAAGAACTGAATTACCTCAGCGGCAGCGCGGATGGCAAATTCGGCGTGGCTACAGAGGCTGCCGTAAAGGCATTCCAGAAGAACAACAACCTGACCGCGGACGGCAAGGCGGGTACCGCAACGCTGAACAAACTGTACAGCGGTACAGCGAAGGCTTCCTCCGGAAGTCAGATTAACCTGGATAACGTGGGCGGGAACTCTTCCGGACGGGACACTTCCGGTATTTCTTCCACGGGATATATCACCCTGGAGGACGGCAGCTCCGGAGAACAGGTCAAAACGCTGCAGAAACGGCTGAAGGACCTGGGATATTATGATGGCAGTGTGGACGGGAATTACGGCGACGGTACCAAGTCGGCTGTGATTGCCTTCCAGCAGCGTAACAACCTGAAAGCGGACGGCAAGGCCGGTCCAGCCACGCAGCGGGTGCTGTACCAAAGCAAATCGAACATTACCTACGGCTCCATGCGACAGGGTGAAGAAAGCTCCGCAGTGAAGAACCTGCAGTATACGCTGTATGAGCTGGATTATTATGACGGAGCAATCGACGGGAAATACGGCCAGACGACCGCGGACGCGGTACGGGCGTTCCAGATCCAGAACAATATCACGCCGGTGGACGGCGTGGCAGGCAGCAAGACCCTGAGCGTGCTGTATTCTTCTGACGCACTCCCTGCAACAGCTGCGAATCCGAATTACGGAACAGTGCAGTATGGAGATACGGGATTACTGGTGCAGGAAGTGCAGGGCTGCCTGATTGATCTTGGCTACCTGAATGAAATGACAGGCGTGTATGATGACGCGACCGTAGCTGCGGTGAAGGCGTTCCAGGGCGCGAACGGGCTGACGCAGGATGGCAAGTGCGGAAAGAATACGCTGCAGGTTCTGTTTGGATACTGA
- a CDS encoding caspase family protein, whose protein sequence is MKKKLLCFFLCVLLLPLGVMKSAGGDGVTRCLLIGCDRFVSMPDTEPASANNVETMGALLKDFLPGEVRIQRYVNGPGTVEGFERLVADTFRDANDADTALIYLSTHGLLREESGEERVEFLLSDGESEEYLEPEKLKQVLDKISGDKTLILDTCHSGAVIGCGGNSVNWFEDGSCRVLTSSGALEDSWFWSTTEDIYRGTGYFTAAMDCALRSSDFDQIDPDGDGKVSLGELTLRLRAIHGASTVYCWPENSDAPLFRMMDDRKPTNRFRAVCFDPLEPQDQKVVQTMHFRIEENMRLEFHVIPSYNGAWDFEHTVSRKDTEKDGLIRMMKVGEKQKKIRNPRTNFGKDGRILLQLVSTKVDGSAPIVEAGKVMSLEELDSLYQDGELIQEETDGQTEQEES, encoded by the coding sequence ATGAAGAAGAAATTACTCTGCTTTTTCCTCTGTGTGCTTCTGCTTCCGCTGGGAGTGATGAAAAGCGCGGGAGGAGACGGCGTGACCAGATGCCTGCTGATCGGGTGCGACCGGTTTGTATCAATGCCGGATACGGAGCCTGCCAGTGCCAACAACGTGGAAACGATGGGGGCACTGCTGAAGGATTTCCTTCCGGGAGAAGTCAGGATACAACGGTATGTAAACGGGCCGGGGACTGTCGAGGGCTTTGAACGGCTGGTGGCGGACACCTTCCGGGACGCGAACGACGCGGATACGGCGCTGATTTACCTGAGCACCCATGGCCTGCTGCGGGAAGAGTCAGGAGAGGAACGAGTGGAATTCCTGCTTTCAGACGGCGAAAGCGAGGAATACCTTGAACCGGAAAAGCTGAAACAGGTTCTGGACAAGATATCCGGAGATAAGACGCTGATCCTGGACACCTGTCATTCCGGCGCGGTGATCGGCTGCGGCGGAAACAGCGTGAACTGGTTTGAGGACGGATCATGCCGGGTGCTGACTTCCAGCGGCGCACTGGAGGACAGCTGGTTCTGGAGTACAACAGAGGATATATACAGGGGAACGGGATATTTTACCGCGGCCATGGACTGTGCCCTGCGGTCCAGTGATTTTGATCAGATTGACCCGGACGGTGACGGAAAGGTCAGCCTCGGGGAACTGACCTTACGGCTGCGGGCAATTCACGGAGCCAGTACGGTTTACTGCTGGCCGGAGAACAGCGATGCCCCCCTGTTCCGTATGATGGATGACCGGAAACCGACAAACCGGTTCAGGGCCGTTTGTTTTGATCCACTTGAACCGCAGGATCAAAAAGTTGTGCAAACAATGCATTTCCGGATAGAGGAAAATATGCGGCTGGAGTTCCATGTAATCCCCAGCTATAACGGGGCATGGGATTTTGAACATACTGTGAGCAGAAAAGATACTGAAAAAGACGGATTGATCCGTATGATGAAGGTGGGCGAGAAACAGAAAAAGATCCGTAATCCCCGAACGAACTTTGGTAAGGACGGCCGGATCCTGTTGCAGTTGGTTTCCACGAAAGTGGACGGATCGGCTCCCATCGTGGAAGCAGGGAAAGTGATGAGCCTGGAAGAACTGGACAGCCTTTATCAGGACGGCGAACTGATCCAGGAAGAAACTGACGGACAGACGGAACAGGAAGAATCATAA
- a CDS encoding Mrp/NBP35 family ATP-binding protein has protein sequence MSECTHDCSSCGADCASRNKPESLLEAQNAFSNVKKVIAVVSGKGGVGKSLVTSLLAVLTRRNGHSTAVLDADITGPSIPKIFGIREKAMGTEDGILPVESRTGVKLMSVNLLLENDTDPVIWRGALIAGTVKQFWTDVLWGDVDFMFVDMPPGTGDVPLTVFQSLPVDGIIIVTSPQELVGMIVEKAAKMAKMMNIPVLGLVENMSWIGCPDCGKKIFPFGESQTAKVALEEGIPLLAQLPIDPAVAKECDTGVIELFNEDWMDPVISAVENCPKRIQN, from the coding sequence ATGTCTGAATGCACGCACGATTGCTCCAGCTGCGGGGCGGATTGCGCATCCCGCAATAAGCCGGAAAGCCTGCTGGAAGCACAGAACGCGTTCAGCAATGTAAAAAAAGTGATTGCTGTGGTAAGCGGCAAGGGCGGCGTGGGTAAGAGCCTGGTTACCAGCCTGCTGGCTGTGCTGACCAGGCGCAACGGCCACAGCACCGCGGTGCTGGACGCTGATATCACGGGCCCGTCCATCCCGAAGATTTTTGGTATCCGCGAAAAGGCGATGGGTACGGAAGACGGGATCCTGCCGGTGGAAAGCCGCACGGGCGTAAAGCTAATGAGCGTGAACCTGCTGCTGGAAAACGATACGGATCCGGTGATCTGGCGCGGCGCGCTGATCGCGGGAACGGTGAAGCAGTTCTGGACCGACGTCCTCTGGGGCGATGTGGACTTCATGTTTGTGGATATGCCTCCGGGAACCGGTGACGTTCCGCTGACAGTGTTCCAGAGCCTGCCGGTGGACGGTATCATTATCGTGACCAGCCCCCAGGAACTGGTTGGCATGATCGTGGAAAAGGCCGCCAAGATGGCGAAGATGATGAACATTCCGGTGCTGGGCCTGGTGGAAAACATGAGCTGGATCGGCTGCCCGGACTGCGGAAAGAAGATCTTCCCCTTCGGCGAAAGCCAGACCGCGAAGGTGGCGCTTGAAGAGGGTATCCCGCTGCTGGCTCAGCTGCCTATTGATCCGGCGGTGGCCAAGGAATGCGATACCGGCGTGATCGAGCTGTTCAATGAAGACTGGATGGATCCGGTCATCAGCGCAGTGGAGAACTGTCCAAAACGAATTCAGAATTAA
- a CDS encoding four helix bundle protein — protein MEVTMKDSNPVVQKSKAFAIRIIRLYQHLTVEKKEFILSKQVLRSGTSIGANIRESIRAQSTADFLAKMQISLKEADETQYWLELLRETDYISGKAADSLIADCEEIIRLVAAIVKTSKENQQQ, from the coding sequence ATGGAGGTGACGATGAAAGATAGCAATCCGGTTGTTCAGAAGAGCAAGGCTTTTGCTATCAGAATTATTCGTCTCTACCAGCACCTGACAGTAGAAAAGAAAGAGTTTATCCTTTCAAAGCAGGTGCTTAGAAGTGGTACAAGCATTGGCGCAAACATCAGAGAAAGCATAAGAGCCCAGAGCACAGCTGACTTCCTGGCCAAGATGCAGATTTCACTTAAGGAAGCGGATGAAACACAGTATTGGTTGGAGTTGTTGAGGGAAACGGATTATATTTCCGGTAAGGCAGCAGATAGTCTGATTGCTGATTGTGAAGAGATCATTCGATTGGTTGCAGCGATCGTAAAAACCTCGAAGGAGAATCAGCAACAGTAA
- the plsX gene encoding phosphate acyltransferase PlsX, whose amino-acid sequence MTIYVDAMGGDLAPEAPVKGALRALRQYPHLTIILAGKLDEVKPFLGDYEDVKDRLILEEEPEVITNHESPVMGVRKKVNSATVQGMLKVRSGEADGFVSAGSTGATLAGGMFRLGRIPGIERPALAPLMPNGRGHFLLIDCGANVDCKPEYLVQFGIMGDAYMRGVMGMKNPRIGLVNIGAEAEKGNKLVKETYPLMEKAPYNFIGNVEARDVPLDQADVCVTDGFGGNLILKYTEGLASALLGTIKHELMADTRGKIAGLIAKPAFKRVKKTMSSDEIGGAPLLGVQGAVIKAHGSSNDYAFCSAISQCVKMIDGNVVKIIEEGVAKMLAAESEAASSEE is encoded by the coding sequence ATGACGATCTACGTTGACGCGATGGGCGGAGACCTGGCACCGGAAGCACCGGTAAAAGGCGCACTGAGAGCACTGCGGCAGTATCCGCATCTGACCATCATCCTGGCGGGCAAGCTGGATGAAGTCAAGCCTTTCCTGGGCGACTATGAAGACGTGAAGGACCGGCTGATCCTGGAGGAAGAGCCGGAAGTGATTACGAATCACGAGAGCCCGGTGATGGGTGTGCGCAAGAAGGTCAACAGCGCCACCGTACAGGGGATGCTGAAGGTGCGCAGCGGCGAAGCGGACGGCTTTGTATCCGCCGGCTCCACCGGTGCGACGCTGGCCGGCGGTATGTTCCGCCTGGGCCGGATTCCCGGTATTGAACGACCTGCCCTGGCGCCGCTGATGCCCAACGGACGGGGCCATTTCCTGCTGATTGACTGCGGCGCCAATGTGGACTGCAAGCCGGAATACCTGGTGCAGTTCGGTATCATGGGCGACGCTTATATGCGGGGCGTGATGGGAATGAAGAATCCCCGGATCGGCCTGGTGAACATCGGTGCGGAGGCTGAAAAAGGCAATAAGCTGGTGAAGGAAACCTATCCGCTGATGGAAAAGGCTCCCTACAACTTCATCGGCAACGTGGAAGCCCGGGACGTTCCGCTGGATCAGGCGGATGTGTGCGTAACGGACGGCTTCGGCGGCAACCTGATCCTGAAGTATACCGAAGGCCTGGCCAGCGCACTGCTGGGTACCATCAAACATGAACTGATGGCGGATACCCGCGGCAAGATTGCCGGACTGATCGCAAAGCCAGCCTTTAAGCGGGTGAAAAAGACAATGAGCTCCGACGAAATCGGCGGCGCTCCGCTGCTGGGTGTCCAGGGCGCGGTGATCAAGGCGCACGGATCCAGCAATGACTACGCATTTTGCAGCGCTATCAGCCAGTGCGTGAAGATGATTGACGGCAACGTCGTGAAGATCATCGAGGAAGGCGTAGCAAAGATGCTGGCTGCTGAAAGCGAAGCAGCTTCCAGTGAAGAATAA
- a CDS encoding acyl carrier protein, translating to MDFETVRDMIAEQLKVDAAEIKPESRLMEDLKADSANIMVMIMDMEDRFGITVEDDQIMKLKTVGDVAEYIAKVKG from the coding sequence ATGGATTTTGAAACCGTAAGAGACATGATCGCTGAACAGCTGAAGGTGGATGCCGCAGAGATCAAGCCCGAAAGCCGCCTGATGGAAGACCTGAAGGCCGACAGCGCAAACATCATGGTTATGATCATGGACATGGAAGACCGTTTTGGCATCACGGTGGAAGACGATCAGATCATGAAGCTGAAGACCGTCGGTGACGTGGCCGAATATATCGCCAAGGTGAAGGGCTGA
- the rnc gene encoding ribonuclease III, whose translation MLDQVMKALGYTFRDEALLRRALTHPSMGKNDNQRLEFLGDAVLQYLMSDALYQAHPDEREGALTHRRALLVCEAALSPIAKKLGLGEALIMDRGEELTGGREKPSVLCDTMEAVLAAVYLDGGMEAARGVVERCWPEEGEVSRPLQDAKGALQEVLQKDGGDAPTYEITGQSGPPHAPVFRATVYRYGKALAEGEGKTKKQAEQAAALAALQQIQNS comes from the coding sequence ATGCTTGATCAGGTAATGAAAGCCCTGGGGTACACATTCCGCGACGAAGCATTGCTTCGCCGCGCTTTGACGCACCCGTCCATGGGGAAAAACGACAACCAGCGGCTTGAATTTCTGGGAGACGCGGTGCTCCAGTACCTGATGAGCGACGCGCTGTATCAGGCTCATCCGGATGAGCGGGAAGGCGCGCTGACCCACCGGCGGGCGCTGCTGGTCTGTGAAGCGGCATTGAGCCCCATTGCGAAAAAGCTGGGGCTGGGTGAGGCGCTGATCATGGACCGGGGCGAAGAACTGACCGGCGGCAGGGAAAAACCGAGCGTACTGTGCGACACCATGGAGGCAGTACTGGCCGCAGTCTATCTGGACGGCGGCATGGAAGCTGCCCGCGGTGTTGTGGAACGCTGCTGGCCGGAAGAGGGAGAAGTTTCCCGTCCGCTGCAGGATGCCAAGGGCGCCCTGCAGGAAGTCCTTCAGAAAGACGGGGGAGACGCTCCGACCTACGAGATTACCGGCCAGAGCGGCCCGCCCCATGCACCGGTGTTCCGTGCCACGGTATACCGGTATGGGAAAGCACTGGCTGAAGGTGAGGGTAAAACCAAAAAGCAGGCGGAACAAGCCGCAGCGCTGGCTGCGCTGCAGCAAATTCAGAATTCATAA
- a CDS encoding alpha-N-arabinofuranosidase, protein MAKISLDRNRSKGTISRYIYGSFAEHLGRCIYGGIYVGKDSPIPNVNGMRKDVVEAMKNLRMPVLRWPGGCFADEYHWRDGIGEQQDRKRMVNTHWGGVVEDNSFGTHEFMELCRQVGCEPYITGNVGSGTVKEMSEWVEYLNSDGDSTVVQERWKNGQKEAWGVRYWGVGNESWGCGGNMRAEYYTDEYRRFQTYCRQYGDNKLYKIACGPSDADVSWTEVLMKNAANMMDGLSMHSYTIPGGWNNKNRATVFTQDDYWETLSFAADIDRKIGLHAAIMDRYDPEKRVGLIIDEWGTWFQVEPDTNPGFLYQQNTMRDAMVAAVSLDIFNKRCDRVHMANIAQTVNVLQAIILTEGDQMVLTPTYHVFDLYKEHMDAKELDCYVEAEQTGTEKYPMPSVTASASEKDGRITLTVSNLEPEKAQEITVSLKGEAIRGAEGRILTGKMDEYNDFGKNTLAVKAFSDFEVKDGALVIRMPACAVAEIRL, encoded by the coding sequence ATGGCTAAGATCAGTCTGGACCGGAACCGGTCCAAGGGAACCATATCCAGGTATATCTACGGTTCTTTTGCCGAGCATCTGGGCCGCTGTATTTACGGCGGCATTTATGTGGGCAAAGACAGCCCTATCCCGAATGTGAACGGCATGCGTAAAGACGTGGTCGAGGCCATGAAGAACCTGAGAATGCCGGTGCTGCGCTGGCCGGGCGGCTGCTTTGCCGATGAATATCACTGGCGTGACGGTATCGGTGAACAGCAGGACCGGAAACGCATGGTGAATACCCACTGGGGCGGCGTGGTGGAAGATAACAGCTTCGGCACGCATGAGTTCATGGAGCTTTGCCGTCAGGTTGGCTGCGAACCGTATATCACGGGCAACGTGGGCAGCGGCACGGTGAAGGAAATGAGCGAGTGGGTGGAATACCTGAACTCCGACGGTGACAGCACCGTGGTGCAGGAAAGGTGGAAGAACGGACAGAAGGAAGCCTGGGGCGTACGCTACTGGGGCGTCGGCAATGAAAGCTGGGGCTGTGGCGGCAACATGCGGGCGGAATATTATACGGATGAATACCGCCGTTTCCAGACTTACTGCAGGCAGTACGGCGACAACAAGCTGTATAAGATCGCCTGCGGACCTTCAGACGCGGACGTGAGCTGGACCGAAGTGCTGATGAAGAACGCGGCCAATATGATGGACGGTCTGAGCATGCACAGCTACACGATTCCCGGCGGATGGAACAACAAGAACCGGGCGACTGTGTTTACCCAGGATGATTACTGGGAAACTCTGTCCTTTGCGGCGGACATTGACCGGAAGATCGGTCTGCACGCGGCGATTATGGACCGGTACGATCCGGAGAAGCGGGTCGGCCTGATCATTGACGAATGGGGAACCTGGTTCCAGGTGGAACCGGATACGAACCCGGGCTTCCTGTATCAGCAGAATACGATGCGGGACGCGATGGTGGCGGCGGTGTCGCTGGACATCTTCAACAAGCGCTGCGACCGGGTTCATATGGCCAATATCGCCCAGACGGTAAACGTGCTGCAGGCGATTATCCTGACCGAAGGCGACCAGATGGTGCTGACGCCCACGTATCATGTGTTTGACCTGTACAAGGAGCACATGGACGCCAAGGAGCTGGACTGCTATGTGGAAGCGGAGCAGACCGGTACCGAGAAGTACCCGATGCCTTCTGTGACGGCTTCCGCTTCTGAAAAAGACGGCCGGATCACACTGACCGTGTCCAACCTGGAGCCGGAAAAGGCACAGGAAATTACTGTGAGCCTGAAGGGAGAAGCCATCCGCGGCGCGGAGGGACGGATCCTGACCGGCAAGATGGACGAATACAACGACTTCGGCAAAAACACGCTGGCGGTGAAAGCGTTCTCCGACTTCGAAGTGAAGGACGGAGCACTGGTGATCCGGATGCCGGCGTGCGCCGTGGCAGAGATCAGACTGTGA
- a CDS encoding DUF6171 family protein — MIRPCRCLIGEMPDEAELAEIIRERIETIPEEERTPEKEYAFRLSRCRECESLQRGTCGKCGCYVEIRAARKWQGCPDVPAQWQAYQDIMNN; from the coding sequence GTGATAAGACCCTGCAGATGCCTGATCGGCGAAATGCCCGATGAGGCCGAATTGGCTGAGATTATCCGGGAACGGATTGAGACGATCCCGGAGGAAGAGCGTACCCCTGAAAAGGAGTACGCTTTTCGTCTTTCCCGGTGCAGGGAGTGTGAGAGCCTGCAGCGGGGTACCTGCGGAAAGTGCGGCTGCTACGTGGAGATCCGGGCAGCGAGGAAATGGCAGGGGTGTCCTGATGTGCCTGCACAGTGGCAGGCATATCAGGACATAATGAATAATTAA